A part of Homoserinibacter sp. YIM 151385 genomic DNA contains:
- a CDS encoding HesB/IscA family protein gives MTDATIDTATHGVTLTEAASTKVRTLLDQEGRDDLRLRIAVQPGGCSGLIYQLYFDERSLDGDVVKDFEGVELVVDQMSVPYLDGASIDFEDTIQKQGFSIDNPNAQGSCACGDSFH, from the coding sequence ATGACCGACGCGACCATCGACACCGCGACGCACGGCGTGACCCTCACCGAGGCGGCGAGCACCAAGGTGCGCACGCTCCTCGACCAGGAGGGGCGCGACGACCTGCGACTCCGCATCGCCGTGCAGCCCGGCGGCTGCTCCGGCCTCATCTACCAGCTCTACTTCGACGAGCGCTCGCTCGACGGGGATGTCGTGAAGGACTTCGAGGGCGTCGAGCTCGTCGTCGACCAGATGAGCGTCCCGTACCTCGACGGCGCCTCGATCGACTTCGAGGACACCATCCAGAAGCAGGGCTTCTCGATCGACAACCCCAACGCGCAGGGCAGCTGCGCCTGCGGCGACTCCTTCCACTGA
- a CDS encoding dipeptidase, whose amino-acid sequence MADTAPTPASPNAEQIAEAVHAALPASIAELSRLVRIPSVSWDGFDPAHVRESAEAIAQLVRELELFDSVEIAQSRIGDGEQLGQPAVLATRAARNGAPTVLLYAHHDVQPPGRDEDWASAPFEPALRGQRLYGRGAADDKAGVVAHLAAIRALVAARGADLDLGIVLFFEGEEEFGSRSFANFLADHEAQLRADAIVVADSGNWSTSVPALTVGLRGNVTFRLTVSTLEHASHSGMFGGAVPDAMLAAIRLLDTFWDADGSVAVEGMTVREAETPEYDEAQLRAETGLLEGVSPIGDGTILSRLWNKPTVTVTGIDAPSVVNASNTLIPSVTVKVSARVAPGQRSADAHAALERHIRAHTPFGAHVEIGDGDQGDAFLVDTSGWAVGETLAALEEAWGTAPVEMGVGGSIPFISDLVARFPEAQILVTGVEDPDSRAHSPNESLDLGSFHRSILAEALLLSRLDARRP is encoded by the coding sequence ATGGCCGACACCGCCCCCACGCCCGCGAGTCCGAACGCCGAGCAGATCGCGGAGGCCGTCCACGCGGCCCTCCCGGCATCCATCGCGGAGCTCTCCCGACTGGTCCGCATCCCCTCCGTCTCCTGGGACGGCTTCGACCCGGCGCACGTGCGCGAGAGCGCCGAGGCGATCGCCCAGCTCGTGCGCGAGCTCGAGCTCTTCGACTCGGTCGAGATCGCGCAGTCGCGCATCGGCGACGGCGAGCAGCTCGGTCAGCCGGCGGTGCTCGCGACCCGAGCCGCGCGCAACGGCGCGCCCACCGTGCTGCTCTACGCCCACCACGACGTCCAGCCTCCCGGCAGGGACGAGGACTGGGCATCGGCGCCCTTCGAGCCGGCCCTGCGCGGCCAGCGCCTCTACGGGCGCGGCGCGGCCGACGACAAGGCGGGCGTGGTCGCGCATCTCGCCGCCATCCGCGCGCTCGTCGCGGCGCGCGGGGCCGACCTCGACCTCGGCATCGTGCTCTTCTTCGAGGGCGAGGAGGAGTTCGGCTCGCGCTCCTTCGCCAACTTCCTCGCCGATCACGAGGCGCAGCTCCGCGCCGACGCGATCGTCGTCGCCGACTCGGGCAACTGGTCGACGAGCGTGCCCGCCCTCACCGTCGGCCTCCGCGGCAACGTGACCTTCCGCCTCACGGTCTCGACGCTCGAGCACGCCTCGCACTCCGGCATGTTCGGCGGCGCCGTCCCCGACGCGATGCTCGCCGCGATCCGCCTCCTCGACACCTTCTGGGATGCGGACGGCTCGGTCGCGGTCGAGGGGATGACGGTGCGGGAGGCCGAGACCCCGGAGTACGACGAGGCGCAGCTCCGCGCCGAGACGGGCCTGCTCGAGGGCGTCTCGCCGATCGGCGACGGCACCATCCTCAGCCGGCTCTGGAACAAGCCGACCGTGACCGTCACGGGCATCGACGCGCCGAGCGTCGTGAACGCCTCGAACACGCTCATCCCCTCCGTCACGGTCAAGGTGAGCGCGCGCGTCGCGCCCGGGCAGCGCTCGGCCGACGCCCACGCGGCGCTCGAGCGCCACATCCGCGCGCACACGCCCTTCGGCGCGCACGTCGAGATCGGCGATGGCGACCAGGGCGACGCCTTCCTCGTCGACACGAGCGGCTGGGCCGTGGGGGAGACCCTCGCGGCGCTCGAGGAGGCCTGGGGAACGGCCCCGGTCGAGATGGGCGTCGGCGGCAGCATCCCGTTCATCTCGGACCTCGTCGCGCGCTTCCCCGAGGCGCAGATCCTCGTGACCGGCGTCGAGGACCCGGACTCCCGCGCGCACAGCCCCAACGAGTCCCTCGACCTCGGGAGCTTCCACCGATCGATCCTCGCGGAGGCGCTGCTGCTCAGCCGCCTCGACGCGCGCCGGCCGTGA
- a CDS encoding DUF3043 domain-containing protein: protein MAKPKNETPAPAETGDDAGARKGRPTPTRAEREAANRRPLVANDRKEARSRMNAERDRQRVGMANGEERYLPPRDKGPQKRFVRDTVDARFSIGEILLPLMFLVIFATFLPDQRVATYALLGVWAFILLAVLDCVILGQRLTKQLRDKYGDKAEKVRWYAAMRALQLRPLRLPKPQVKRGQHPTL, encoded by the coding sequence GTGGCGAAGCCCAAGAACGAGACCCCTGCCCCTGCCGAGACCGGCGACGACGCCGGCGCGCGCAAGGGGCGCCCGACGCCGACCCGCGCCGAGCGGGAGGCCGCGAACCGGCGGCCGCTCGTCGCGAACGACCGCAAGGAGGCGCGCTCGCGGATGAACGCCGAGCGCGACCGCCAGCGCGTCGGCATGGCGAACGGCGAGGAGCGCTACCTCCCGCCGCGCGACAAGGGGCCGCAGAAGCGCTTCGTGCGCGACACGGTCGACGCACGCTTCTCGATCGGCGAGATCCTGCTGCCGCTCATGTTCCTCGTGATCTTCGCGACCTTCCTGCCCGACCAGCGCGTCGCGACCTACGCCCTGCTCGGCGTGTGGGCGTTCATCCTGCTCGCGGTGCTCGACTGCGTGATCCTCGGGCAGCGGCTCACGAAGCAGCTGCGCGACAAGTACGGCGACAAGGCCGAGAAGGTCCGCTGGTACGCCGCGATGCGCGCGCTGCAGCTGCGGCCGCTCCGCCTGCCGAAGCCGCAGGTCAAGCGCGGGCAGCACCCGACGCTGTAG
- a CDS encoding quinone-dependent dihydroorotate dehydrogenase, whose translation MYPLLFRLILTRIDPEQAHHLAFAVIRALGLPVLSALARVATRPAPGLGVEALGLRFDSPFGVAAGFDKEARGVAGLGALGFGHVEIGTITAHAQPGNERPRLFRLVPDRAVVNRMGFNNAGAEAVAPRLERIRRRRNRPVLGVNIGKSRVVDVADATEDYLRSTRLLAPLADYLVVNVSSPNTPGLRGLQELELLAPLLEAVRDAAGATPVLVKIAPDVTDEQAVRIAGLVTELGLPGIVATNTTLSREGLHTAGAVVEAAGAGGLSGAPLRSRSLELLRILREALPDGVCIVSVGGVETAADVQERLEAGATLVQGYTGFLYRGPLWARQINRGLARLARR comes from the coding sequence ATGTACCCGCTGCTGTTCCGCCTCATCCTCACCCGCATCGATCCGGAGCAGGCGCACCACCTCGCCTTCGCGGTGATCCGGGCACTCGGCCTGCCGGTCCTCTCGGCGCTCGCCCGCGTGGCCACGCGTCCGGCTCCCGGACTCGGCGTCGAGGCCCTCGGCCTCCGCTTCGACTCGCCCTTCGGGGTCGCGGCGGGCTTCGACAAGGAGGCGCGCGGGGTGGCCGGGCTCGGGGCGCTCGGCTTCGGGCACGTCGAGATCGGCACCATCACGGCGCACGCGCAGCCGGGCAACGAGCGCCCGCGCCTCTTCCGCCTCGTGCCGGACCGCGCCGTCGTGAACCGGATGGGCTTCAACAACGCGGGAGCCGAGGCCGTCGCGCCGCGGCTCGAGCGCATCCGGCGCCGCCGGAACCGCCCCGTCCTGGGCGTCAACATCGGCAAGAGCCGGGTCGTCGACGTCGCGGACGCGACCGAGGACTACCTCCGCAGCACCCGCCTCCTCGCGCCGCTCGCCGACTACCTCGTCGTCAATGTGAGCTCGCCGAACACGCCGGGGCTCCGCGGCCTCCAGGAGCTCGAGCTGCTCGCGCCCCTCCTCGAGGCGGTGCGGGATGCGGCCGGCGCCACGCCCGTCCTGGTCAAGATCGCCCCCGACGTCACCGACGAGCAGGCGGTGCGGATCGCGGGGCTCGTGACCGAGCTCGGCCTGCCCGGCATCGTCGCGACGAACACGACGCTCTCCCGCGAGGGGCTCCACACGGCCGGCGCCGTCGTCGAGGCGGCGGGCGCCGGCGGCCTCTCGGGGGCGCCGCTGCGGTCGCGCTCACTCGAGCTGCTCCGCATCCTGCGCGAGGCGCTGCCGGACGGCGTCTGCATCGTGTCGGTCGGCGGCGTCGAGACGGCCGCCGACGTCCAGGAGCGGCTGGAGGCGGGCGCGACGCTCGTGCAGGGCTACACGGGATTCCTCTACCGCGGCCCGCTCTGGGCGCGGCAGATCAACCGGGGGCTCGCGCGCCTCGCGCGCCGCTGA
- the nrdR gene encoding transcriptional regulator NrdR, with protein sequence MYCPFCRHPDSRVIDSRTSDDGTAIRRRRQCPECGRRFSTTETASLTVIKRNGVVEPFSREKIVSGVRKACQGRPVTDTDLALLAQRVEESIRATGASQIEANDIGLAILPPLRELDEVAYLRFASVYQAFESLDDFESAIGQLRTEHADGDAGAADQAGERGRS encoded by the coding sequence ATGTACTGCCCCTTCTGCCGCCACCCCGACAGCCGCGTCATCGATTCGCGCACGAGCGATGACGGCACCGCGATCCGCCGCCGACGCCAGTGCCCCGAGTGCGGGCGCCGCTTCTCGACGACCGAGACCGCGAGCCTCACGGTCATCAAGCGCAACGGCGTGGTCGAGCCCTTCAGCCGCGAGAAGATCGTCTCCGGCGTCCGCAAGGCGTGCCAGGGACGGCCCGTGACCGACACCGATCTGGCGCTCCTCGCGCAGCGCGTCGAGGAGTCGATCCGGGCGACGGGCGCCTCGCAGATCGAGGCGAACGACATCGGCCTCGCGATCCTGCCGCCGCTGCGCGAGCTCGACGAGGTCGCCTACCTCCGCTTCGCGAGCGTCTACCAGGCCTTCGAGTCCCTGGACGACTTCGAGTCGGCGATCGGGCAGCTCCGCACCGAGCACGCCGACGGGGATGCCGGCGCCGCCGACCAGGCGGGGGAGCGCGGCCGGTCCTGA
- the hisD gene encoding histidinol dehydrogenase translates to MISTLDLRGRPLTRAELIGILPRPEQDATRAADGARALVEEVRHGGGAALLDQAERFDGVRPEQVRVPAEELAAALEALDPAVRAALERAIERVRLASAAQVPPPAVTEIGPGARIRQRWQPIGRVGLYVPGGKAVYPSSVVMNVVPAQVAGVASIALASPPQREHGGRVHPVILGAAALLGVEEVYAMGGAGAIGAFAYGAADLGLEPVDLVTGPGNVWVAAAKRVVQGVVGIDSEAGPTEILVIADDSADPAYVAADLVSQAEHDELASAVLVTDSAELGDAVRAELERQVAATSAQARVRASLGAVQSAIVLVDDLDAAVRVSNAYGPEHLEVQTRDPEATLAGIVDAGAIFLGAHAPVSLGDYLAGSNHVLPTGGVARFASGLGAATFLRSQQVVDYDRPGLEAVAADVRALSDAEALPAHGDAVAIRLAAPGARPAAEPGDAV, encoded by the coding sequence ATGATCTCGACGCTCGACCTCCGCGGCCGCCCCCTCACGCGGGCTGAGCTGATCGGCATCCTGCCCCGACCCGAGCAGGATGCGACGCGCGCCGCCGACGGCGCCCGCGCCCTCGTGGAGGAGGTGCGGCACGGCGGCGGGGCGGCCCTGCTCGATCAGGCGGAGCGCTTCGACGGCGTGCGCCCCGAGCAGGTGCGCGTGCCCGCCGAGGAGCTCGCGGCGGCGCTGGAGGCGCTCGACCCGGCCGTGCGCGCGGCGCTCGAGCGCGCCATCGAGCGGGTCCGGCTCGCGAGCGCCGCACAGGTGCCGCCGCCGGCCGTCACCGAGATCGGGCCGGGCGCCCGCATCCGCCAGCGCTGGCAGCCGATCGGGCGCGTCGGCCTCTACGTCCCCGGCGGCAAGGCCGTCTACCCCTCGAGCGTCGTCATGAACGTGGTGCCCGCGCAGGTCGCCGGCGTCGCCTCCATCGCCCTCGCCTCCCCGCCGCAGCGCGAGCACGGCGGCCGGGTGCACCCGGTGATCCTGGGCGCCGCGGCGCTCCTCGGCGTCGAGGAAGTCTACGCGATGGGCGGCGCGGGGGCGATCGGCGCCTTCGCCTACGGCGCCGCCGACCTCGGCCTCGAGCCCGTCGATCTCGTCACGGGTCCGGGCAACGTGTGGGTCGCGGCCGCGAAGCGCGTCGTGCAGGGCGTCGTCGGCATCGACTCCGAGGCGGGACCGACCGAGATCCTCGTGATCGCCGACGACTCGGCCGACCCGGCCTATGTCGCGGCCGACCTCGTGAGCCAGGCGGAGCACGACGAGCTCGCCTCCGCCGTCCTCGTCACCGACTCTGCCGAGCTCGGGGATGCCGTGCGCGCCGAGCTGGAGCGTCAGGTCGCGGCGACCTCGGCCCAGGCCCGCGTGCGCGCGTCCCTCGGCGCCGTGCAGTCGGCGATCGTGCTCGTCGACGACCTCGACGCGGCCGTGCGCGTCAGCAACGCCTACGGGCCGGAGCACCTCGAGGTCCAGACGCGCGACCCCGAGGCGACGCTCGCCGGCATCGTCGACGCGGGCGCGATCTTCCTCGGCGCCCACGCGCCCGTGAGCCTGGGCGACTACCTCGCCGGCAGCAACCACGTCCTCCCCACGGGCGGCGTCGCCCGCTTCGCCTCGGGGCTGGGGGCCGCGACCTTCCTCCGCTCGCAGCAGGTCGTCGACTACGACCGCCCGGGCCTCGAGGCCGTCGCGGCGGACGTCCGCGCGCTGAGCGACGCCGAGGCGCTGCCCGCGCACGGCGATGCGGTGGCGATCCGCCTCGCCGCCCCCGGGGCGCGCCCCGCGGCCGAACCCGGCGACGCCGTCTAG
- a CDS encoding flavin reductase family protein: MDDTRTAPDEPRIVDDLSAFKLAFRRLAAGVAVVTALDAHGTPRGFTATSVASLAAVPPLATFNMARVSTAWPAIEQGERVVIHLLGARNRDVAAIMAGDHDHRFDGDHWAPGPHGLPLLRDVPSWMLGRIVERVHIADNAVVVVQIEDGGLGEPDEALVYHERGYHRPLMLD, from the coding sequence ATGGACGACACCCGCACCGCGCCCGACGAGCCCCGCATCGTCGACGACCTCTCCGCCTTCAAGCTCGCGTTCCGCCGCCTCGCGGCGGGCGTCGCCGTCGTGACCGCCCTCGACGCGCACGGGACCCCGCGCGGCTTCACCGCGACCTCCGTCGCCTCGCTCGCCGCCGTCCCGCCGCTCGCCACCTTCAACATGGCGCGCGTGTCGACCGCGTGGCCGGCGATCGAGCAGGGCGAGCGGGTCGTGATCCACCTGCTCGGCGCCCGCAACCGCGACGTCGCCGCGATCATGGCGGGCGACCACGACCACCGCTTCGACGGCGACCACTGGGCGCCCGGCCCCCACGGTCTCCCGCTGCTGCGCGACGTCCCCAGCTGGATGCTCGGCCGCATCGTCGAGCGCGTGCACATCGCCGACAACGCCGTCGTCGTCGTCCAGATCGAGGACGGCGGCCTCGGCGAGCCCGACGAGGCCCTCGTCTACCATGAGCGCGGCTACCACCGGCCGCTGATGCTCGACTGA
- a CDS encoding nuclear transport factor 2 family protein, translating to MTDHAAHVAHAAELEALEPLLHRLPEDLEPSRVGELVSPAFWEVGASGAVYAREHVLDALAHRGDTPQDAGWTVSDFAARELSPGLWLATYALEQDAGRLSRRSTIWRREGGGWVAEYHQGTLV from the coding sequence ATGACCGACCACGCCGCGCACGTCGCGCACGCCGCCGAGCTGGAGGCCCTCGAGCCGCTGCTGCACCGCCTCCCCGAGGACCTCGAGCCGAGCCGCGTCGGCGAGCTCGTCTCGCCCGCCTTCTGGGAGGTCGGCGCCTCGGGCGCGGTCTACGCCCGCGAGCACGTCCTCGACGCCCTCGCGCACCGCGGCGACACCCCGCAGGACGCGGGCTGGACGGTCTCCGACTTCGCCGCCCGCGAGCTCTCGCCCGGGCTCTGGCTCGCGACCTACGCCCTGGAGCAAGATGCGGGCCGTCTCTCCCGCCGGTCGACGATCTGGCGCCGCGAGGGCGGCGGCTGGGTCGCGGAGTACCACCAGGGCACGCTCGTCTGA
- the dnaE gene encoding DNA polymerase III subunit alpha gives MLDGAARVGELVTTAAGQGMPAIAMTDHGNVFGAYDFWKKATDAGIKPIIGTEAYLTPGTHRSDKTRVRWGNGGGDDVSGAGAYTHMTLLAENTTGMHNLFRMSSLASLEGYYFKPRMDRELLSTYAEGLIATTGCPSGEIQTRLRLGQYEAAKQAASDYRDIFGKENFYAEIMDHGLGIERRIMSDLLRLAKELDLPLVGTNDLHYTHAHDAKAHEVLLCVQSGSTLDDPNRFKFDSQDFYLKSAAEMRQLFKDHPEACDNTLAIAERCEVQFDTTANYMPRYPVPEGENEESWFIKEVETGLHRRYPEGIPDEVRKQAEYETRVITQMGFPGYFLVVADFINWSKDNGIRVGPGRGSGAGSMAAYAMNITDLDPLRHGLIFERFLNPDRVSMPDFDVDFDERRRGEVIRYVTEKYGSERVAQIVTYGTIKSKQALKDSSRVLGFPFGMGEKLTKAMPAPIMAKDIPLAGIVDPTHERYKEAGDFRGVLEADPDAKRVFETALGLEGLKRQWGVHAAGVIMSSEPLIDIIPIMRREQDGQIVTQFDYPTCESLGLIKMDFLGLRNLTIIDDALDNIESNRGHRPVLEDLDYDDRQAYELLARGDSLGVFQLDGGPMRSLMRLMKPDNFEDISALIALYRPGPMGANSHINYALRKNGQQEITPIHPEFAESLKDILDTSYGLIIYQEQVMAIAQKVAGFSLGEADILRRAMGKKKKAELDKQYAGFKQGMNDNGYSDAAVEKLWEILLPFSDYAFNKAHSAAYGVLSYWTAYLKAHYPAEYMAALLTSVGDSRDKLALYLNECRRMGITVLAPDVNESIGFFSAVGEDIRFGLGAVRNVGFNVVEQIRQAREAQGAFTSFHDYLAKVPIVAVNKRTVESLIKAGAFDTMGPTRRAMIEIHESAVESAVKIKRDEANGNVGFDFDSLFDEPQLSSAHVPERPEWGKREKLAFERDMLGLYVSDHPLAGLELQLAKLASHSIADLLASESIQDGDIVTVAGLMTSVQHRTARNSGNQYGIVEVEDFGGTVSVMFLGKTYQEFSPALTADAIAVVRGRVSMRDDGLNLHAQSMFTPDTGQSLGAGPLVIQLQEQRATTDVVSRLSDVLIRHSGDNEVRLRLVRGDTARMFEIPYPVTVTADLYGELKSLLGPNCVV, from the coding sequence ATGCTGGACGGCGCCGCCCGGGTCGGCGAGCTCGTGACGACGGCCGCCGGGCAGGGCATGCCGGCGATCGCGATGACCGATCACGGCAACGTGTTCGGCGCCTACGACTTCTGGAAGAAGGCGACCGACGCGGGCATCAAGCCGATCATCGGCACGGAGGCGTACCTCACGCCCGGCACGCACCGCAGCGACAAGACGCGGGTGCGCTGGGGCAACGGCGGCGGCGACGACGTCTCGGGTGCCGGCGCGTACACGCACATGACGCTGCTCGCCGAGAACACGACCGGCATGCACAACCTCTTCCGCATGTCCTCGCTCGCCTCGCTCGAGGGCTACTATTTCAAGCCGCGCATGGACCGCGAGCTCCTCTCCACCTACGCGGAGGGGCTCATCGCGACCACGGGCTGCCCCTCGGGTGAGATCCAGACCCGCCTCCGCCTCGGCCAGTACGAGGCCGCGAAGCAGGCGGCGAGCGACTACCGCGACATCTTCGGCAAGGAGAACTTCTACGCCGAGATCATGGATCACGGGCTCGGCATCGAGCGCCGGATCATGTCGGACCTGCTCCGCCTCGCGAAGGAGCTCGACCTCCCGCTCGTCGGCACCAACGACCTCCACTACACGCACGCGCACGACGCGAAGGCGCACGAGGTGCTCCTGTGCGTGCAGTCGGGCTCGACCCTCGACGACCCGAACCGCTTCAAGTTCGACTCGCAGGACTTCTACCTCAAGTCGGCGGCCGAGATGCGCCAGCTCTTCAAGGACCACCCCGAGGCCTGCGACAACACGCTCGCGATCGCCGAGCGCTGCGAGGTGCAGTTCGACACCACGGCGAACTACATGCCGCGCTACCCCGTCCCGGAGGGCGAGAACGAGGAGAGCTGGTTCATCAAGGAGGTCGAGACGGGCCTCCACCGCCGCTACCCCGAGGGCATCCCGGACGAGGTCCGCAAGCAGGCCGAGTACGAGACCCGGGTCATCACGCAGATGGGCTTCCCGGGCTACTTCCTCGTCGTCGCCGACTTCATCAACTGGTCCAAGGACAACGGCATCCGCGTCGGCCCCGGCCGCGGCTCCGGCGCGGGCTCCATGGCCGCCTACGCCATGAACATCACCGACCTCGACCCGCTGCGCCACGGCCTCATCTTCGAGCGCTTCCTCAACCCCGACCGCGTCTCGATGCCCGACTTCGACGTCGACTTCGACGAGCGCCGGCGCGGCGAGGTCATCCGCTACGTGACCGAGAAGTACGGCTCGGAGCGCGTCGCGCAGATCGTCACCTACGGCACCATCAAGTCGAAGCAGGCGCTCAAGGACTCGAGCCGCGTGCTCGGCTTCCCCTTCGGCATGGGCGAGAAGCTCACGAAGGCGATGCCCGCGCCGATCATGGCGAAGGACATCCCGCTCGCCGGGATCGTCGACCCCACGCACGAGCGCTACAAGGAGGCGGGCGACTTCCGCGGGGTGCTCGAGGCCGACCCGGATGCCAAGCGCGTCTTCGAGACCGCGCTCGGCCTCGAGGGCCTCAAGCGCCAGTGGGGCGTCCACGCGGCGGGCGTCATCATGTCGAGCGAGCCCCTCATCGACATCATCCCGATCATGCGCCGCGAGCAGGACGGCCAGATCGTCACGCAGTTCGACTACCCGACCTGCGAGTCCCTCGGGCTCATCAAGATGGACTTCCTGGGGCTGCGCAACCTCACGATCATCGACGACGCGCTCGACAACATCGAGTCGAACCGCGGCCACCGCCCCGTGCTCGAGGATCTCGACTACGACGACCGGCAGGCCTACGAGCTGCTGGCGCGCGGCGACTCGCTCGGCGTGTTCCAGCTCGACGGCGGGCCCATGCGAAGCCTCATGCGCCTCATGAAGCCCGACAACTTCGAGGACATCTCCGCGCTCATCGCCCTCTACCGCCCCGGCCCCATGGGCGCGAACTCGCACATCAACTACGCGCTCCGCAAGAACGGCCAGCAGGAGATCACGCCCATCCACCCCGAGTTCGCGGAGTCGCTCAAGGACATCCTCGACACCAGCTACGGCCTGATCATCTATCAGGAGCAGGTCATGGCGATCGCGCAGAAGGTGGCGGGCTTCTCGCTCGGCGAGGCCGACATCCTGCGCCGCGCGATGGGCAAGAAGAAGAAGGCGGAGCTCGACAAGCAGTACGCGGGCTTCAAGCAGGGCATGAACGACAACGGCTACTCGGATGCCGCCGTCGAGAAGCTCTGGGAGATCCTGCTGCCCTTCTCCGACTACGCCTTCAACAAGGCGCACTCGGCGGCCTACGGCGTGCTGAGCTACTGGACCGCCTACCTCAAGGCGCACTACCCGGCCGAGTACATGGCGGCGCTGCTCACGAGCGTCGGCGACTCGCGGGACAAGCTCGCGCTGTACCTCAACGAGTGCCGCCGCATGGGCATCACCGTGCTCGCACCCGACGTCAACGAGTCGATCGGATTCTTCTCCGCGGTCGGCGAGGACATCCGCTTCGGCCTGGGTGCGGTCCGCAACGTCGGCTTCAACGTCGTCGAGCAGATCCGGCAGGCCCGCGAGGCGCAGGGCGCGTTCACGTCCTTCCACGACTACCTCGCGAAGGTGCCGATCGTCGCCGTCAACAAGCGCACGGTCGAGTCGCTCATCAAGGCGGGCGCGTTCGACACCATGGGGCCGACGCGCCGGGCGATGATCGAGATCCACGAGAGCGCGGTCGAGTCGGCCGTGAAGATCAAGCGCGACGAGGCGAACGGCAACGTCGGCTTCGACTTCGACAGCCTCTTCGACGAGCCGCAGCTCTCGAGCGCGCACGTGCCGGAGCGACCGGAGTGGGGCAAGCGCGAGAAGCTCGCCTTCGAGCGCGACATGCTCGGGCTCTACGTCTCGGACCACCCGCTCGCGGGGCTCGAGCTCCAGCTCGCGAAGCTCGCCAGCCACTCCATCGCGGATCTGCTCGCGAGCGAGTCGATCCAGGATGGCGACATCGTCACGGTCGCGGGACTCATGACGAGCGTGCAGCACCGCACCGCCCGCAACTCGGGCAACCAGTACGGCATCGTCGAGGTCGAGGACTTCGGCGGCACCGTCTCGGTCATGTTCCTCGGCAAGACGTACCAGGAGTTCTCGCCCGCGCTGACGGCGGACGCGATCGCGGTCGTCCGCGGCCGCGTGAGCATGCGCGACGACGGGCTGAACCTGCACGCCCAGAGCATGTTCACGCCCGACACCGGGCAGAGCCTCGGCGCCGGCCCGCTCGTCATCCAGCTCCAGGAGCAGCGGGCGACGACCGATGTCGTCTCCCGCCTCAGCGACGTGCTCATCCGCCATTCGGGCGACAACGAGGTCCGGCTCCGGCTCGTGCGCGGCGACACCGCCCGCATGTTCGAGATCCCGTACCCCGTGACCGTCACGGCCGACCTCTACGGCGAGCTCAAGAGCCTCCTCGGCCCGAACTGCGTGGTCTGA